The proteins below are encoded in one region of Streptomyces cyanogenus:
- a CDS encoding LysR family transcriptional regulator: MDVRRLRLLVEFAVQGTVTATADALHLTGPAVSQQLAALEKEAGVQLLVKRGRRLELTAAGQRLIDHAHVVLGNLAAAESELAALRRGERSRVRIAAFPTAARALLPRLWPGPHSAPAPDAPLIHLVEHEPHAAESALRKHQVDIAITHTYSLLPRSLPPGCEQRPLFEEPVHLVLHTADAARHGLRPGAAVDLRLFAEDPWLLPGPETACHEMTQRACGAAGFVPQPVAVANDFTVLTALIARRAGVALIPRLALPSPSPELSVHMLTAPVHRRVQAVYHLGTGRRPDIRHVLDTLAAAAAVATAN, translated from the coding sequence TTGGACGTACGCCGACTGCGGCTGCTCGTCGAGTTCGCCGTGCAGGGCACGGTCACGGCCACCGCGGACGCGCTGCACCTGACGGGCCCTGCGGTCTCCCAGCAGCTGGCCGCCCTGGAGAAGGAAGCCGGGGTACAGCTTCTGGTCAAGCGCGGCCGCAGACTCGAACTCACCGCCGCGGGGCAGCGCCTCATCGACCATGCCCATGTCGTCCTGGGCAACCTCGCAGCGGCGGAGTCCGAACTCGCCGCCCTGCGCCGCGGTGAGCGCAGCCGGGTACGCATCGCGGCCTTTCCCACCGCCGCGCGCGCCCTCCTGCCCAGGCTCTGGCCCGGCCCGCACTCGGCGCCGGCTCCCGACGCTCCGCTCATCCACCTCGTCGAGCACGAACCGCATGCCGCCGAGTCCGCCCTGCGCAAGCACCAGGTGGACATCGCGATCACCCACACCTACAGCCTGCTGCCCCGCTCGCTGCCTCCGGGGTGCGAACAGCGCCCCCTGTTCGAGGAGCCCGTCCACCTCGTCCTGCACACGGCCGACGCCGCCCGCCACGGCCTGCGCCCGGGAGCCGCCGTCGACCTGAGGCTCTTCGCCGAGGATCCCTGGCTGCTGCCAGGCCCCGAGACGGCCTGCCACGAAATGACCCAACGTGCCTGCGGAGCTGCCGGGTTCGTCCCCCAGCCGGTCGCCGTCGCGAACGACTTCACCGTGCTGACCGCACTGATCGCGCGCCGCGCGGGAGTCGCGCTCATCCCCCGGCTGGCGCTGCCGTCACCCTCCCCGGAACTCAGCGTCCACATGCTGACCGCGCCGGTCCACCGCCGTGTCCAGGCCGTGTACCACCTGGGAACGGGCAGGCGCCCCGACATCCGCCACGTGCTCGACACCCTGGCCGCCGCCGCGGCGGTCGCGACCGCAAACTGA
- a CDS encoding 2OG-Fe dioxygenase family protein, whose amino-acid sequence MGLNPQGFAIIDTPPLDDFTLSQFEELPLDPYTGSTQRYRRFSQFRLVHDGEWKLELLPHRHFAQPRQYNDLVGGQLRTLEPLNVDPSALIAAGAEALELDKDTVWQLNVHQCRVVSTPDVEGVAAPEGPHRDGHDYGMVAVTRRHNISGGETQLMPLGGGEPFFRTTLQDGQAIVFDDKRMFHHVTDIQHLTDEGGHRDVWLVAINTWEHRRYGEEYEAEVLASNNEG is encoded by the coding sequence ATGGGCTTGAACCCACAAGGCTTCGCCATCATCGACACTCCGCCGCTGGACGACTTCACCCTGTCGCAGTTCGAGGAACTGCCGCTCGACCCTTACACGGGTTCCACCCAGCGTTACCGCCGCTTCTCCCAGTTCCGCCTCGTCCACGACGGCGAGTGGAAACTGGAACTGCTGCCGCACCGGCACTTCGCCCAGCCCCGCCAGTACAACGACCTGGTGGGCGGGCAGCTGCGGACCCTGGAGCCCCTGAACGTCGACCCCAGCGCGCTCATCGCCGCCGGAGCCGAGGCCCTGGAGCTGGACAAGGACACGGTGTGGCAGCTCAACGTCCACCAGTGCAGGGTGGTCTCCACGCCTGACGTCGAGGGCGTGGCCGCCCCCGAGGGACCCCACCGCGACGGCCATGACTACGGCATGGTCGCCGTCACCCGGCGCCACAACATATCCGGCGGTGAGACCCAGCTCATGCCGCTCGGCGGTGGTGAACCGTTCTTCCGCACCACCCTGCAGGACGGCCAGGCCATCGTCTTCGACGACAAGCGCATGTTCCACCACGTCACCGACATCCAGCACCTCACCGACGAGGGAGGTCACCGGGACGTGTGGCTCGTGGCGATCAACACCTGGGAGCATCGGCGTTACGGCGAGGAGTACGAGGCCGAGGTCCTGGCGAGCAACAACGAGGGCTGA
- a CDS encoding class I SAM-dependent methyltransferase, protein MSHHSLETPALPDLSTAEHYNHIGVGYSAVRRPDKRWADTIRAALGDARTVVNLGAGSGAYEPTDMRVVAVEPSREMRSQRGPDAAPCVVARAESLPFDDQAFDAAMAVLTVHHWSDLEAGVSELLRVAERFAIVTYDMDVQADYWFTRDYVPEIAQAERSRVPTLERLTSLLGPCDITELPVWRDFTDGFMTAFWARPEAYLDAETRRACSAFSLTDPEAVERGVSRLREDLASGEWQRRYADLADRQAIDAGFRLITGTSPYARARLGGAGQGAAA, encoded by the coding sequence ATGTCCCACCACAGCCTCGAAACTCCGGCTCTGCCGGATCTCAGCACCGCCGAACACTACAACCACATCGGCGTCGGATACTCCGCCGTACGCCGCCCCGACAAGCGGTGGGCCGACACCATCCGTGCCGCGCTCGGGGACGCCCGGACCGTCGTCAACCTCGGTGCGGGTTCCGGTGCCTACGAGCCCACCGACATGCGGGTCGTTGCGGTGGAACCGTCCCGGGAGATGCGCAGCCAGCGCGGCCCGGACGCCGCTCCGTGCGTCGTCGCCCGGGCGGAGTCGCTGCCCTTCGACGACCAGGCCTTCGACGCGGCCATGGCGGTCCTCACCGTCCACCACTGGTCGGACCTGGAAGCCGGCGTGTCGGAGCTGCTCCGAGTCGCCGAGCGTTTCGCGATCGTCACCTATGACATGGACGTCCAGGCGGACTACTGGTTCACCCGGGACTACGTTCCGGAGATCGCGCAGGCGGAACGTTCCCGGGTTCCCACGCTGGAACGCCTGACCTCGCTGCTCGGGCCCTGCGACATCACCGAACTCCCCGTCTGGCGCGACTTCACCGACGGTTTCATGACGGCGTTCTGGGCCCGGCCGGAGGCGTATCTCGACGCCGAGACGCGCCGCGCCTGCTCCGCCTTCTCGCTCACCGACCCGGAGGCCGTGGAGCGGGGCGTGTCACGCCTGCGCGAGGACCTCGCCTCGGGCGAGTGGCAGCGCCGCTATGCCGACCTGGCCGACCGGCAGGCCATCGACGCGGGCTTCCGGCTGATCACCGGCACGTCCCCGTACGCCCGGGCACGACTCGGCGGAGCCGGACAGGGAGCAGCAGCGTGA
- a CDS encoding diaminopimelate decarboxylase family protein: protein MNRAPSDVSAPPAWDYDRLVAVARRHGTPVHVLDVRRLDRAAEHLLDALGALARPVRAYYSVKTNYLPYLCRRLAGHGMGADVVSGYELEAALAAGFPPSETVFNGPVKTEDELAAALRHGVRVNIDAEHEIDMLERLAAQAGRTVEVGLRISPGTPVSTSSDPSYRAQAERAARRNRFGWPAGSPQLARLVERIAECPHLSLTAVHAHLSSQIVHHDLMLGALERVLDEAQDLHRRFGLREVNIGGGFGVPGIRRPRSGPLSALWSLQGGDPVPDEEPVLDLASLLSDVDKQMQDRGLDGVALACEPGRWLVSDAMAMVTRVMSRKELPEANWLILDGGNNMAPWAGTGEVHRLVPLGRAFSPVSRNWSVAGPLCYENDIHAAAVDLPDDIGVGDLLCLHDTGAYSLGRSNNFIRTRGPVVAVDGDREEVVWRAETTADVFHLADPGRQVSTGAPS, encoded by the coding sequence GTGAACCGGGCACCGTCCGACGTTTCCGCACCGCCCGCCTGGGACTACGACCGGCTGGTCGCCGTGGCCCGCCGCCACGGCACTCCGGTCCATGTCCTGGACGTACGGCGACTCGACCGGGCCGCTGAGCACCTGCTGGACGCGCTGGGCGCACTGGCGAGGCCGGTCCGGGCCTACTACTCGGTGAAGACCAACTACCTGCCGTATCTGTGCCGCCGGCTCGCCGGCCACGGCATGGGCGCCGACGTCGTCTCCGGTTATGAACTGGAGGCCGCCCTCGCCGCCGGCTTCCCGCCGTCGGAGACGGTGTTCAACGGCCCGGTCAAGACCGAGGACGAACTGGCGGCGGCCCTCCGGCACGGTGTGCGCGTCAACATCGATGCCGAGCACGAGATCGACATGCTGGAGCGGCTGGCCGCGCAGGCCGGGCGAACGGTCGAGGTGGGGCTGCGGATCTCCCCCGGCACACCTGTCTCGACGTCGTCCGATCCCTCTTACCGTGCTCAGGCCGAGCGGGCGGCCCGCCGCAACCGGTTCGGCTGGCCGGCCGGATCTCCCCAGCTCGCGCGGCTCGTCGAGCGGATCGCCGAATGTCCGCACCTGTCCCTGACGGCTGTCCACGCCCACCTGAGCAGCCAGATCGTGCACCACGACCTCATGCTCGGGGCACTGGAGCGGGTACTGGACGAAGCCCAGGACCTCCACCGGAGGTTCGGGCTGCGCGAGGTCAACATCGGCGGAGGCTTCGGCGTACCGGGTATCCGCCGCCCCCGCTCCGGGCCGCTGTCCGCCCTGTGGAGCCTGCAGGGCGGCGATCCGGTGCCGGACGAGGAACCGGTGCTGGACCTTGCGTCGCTGCTGTCGGACGTGGACAAGCAGATGCAGGACCGGGGGCTGGACGGGGTGGCGCTCGCCTGCGAGCCGGGCCGCTGGCTGGTCTCGGACGCGATGGCCATGGTGACCCGGGTCATGTCGCGCAAGGAACTGCCGGAGGCGAACTGGCTGATCCTGGACGGCGGCAACAACATGGCCCCCTGGGCAGGCACCGGGGAGGTCCACCGGCTGGTCCCGCTCGGCCGCGCGTTCTCACCGGTCTCCCGCAACTGGTCGGTGGCGGGCCCGCTGTGCTACGAGAACGACATCCACGCCGCCGCGGTGGACCTGCCCGACGACATCGGCGTCGGTGACCTGCTCTGCCTGCACGACACCGGCGCCTACTCGCTGGGCCGCAGCAACAACTTCATCCGGACCAGAGGGCCCGTGGTCGCCGTGGACGGGGACCGGGAGGAGGTCGTCTGGCGGGCCGAGACCACCGCGGATGTGTTCCACCTGGCCGACCCCGGCCGTCAGGTGTCCACGGGAGCTCCCTCTTGA
- a CDS encoding MFS transporter, producing MIRSYAELLRLPGASAAALPGALARLAGTMVPLALLLAMVQSGHSLAAGGSAGAAYALGSAVGSPVNGRLMDRRGPAPVLRITGPVTGLLLAGFALGTAWAPTGALLAAAGAAGLTTAPVGASARALWNSLTEDADLRKRAYAFEATLSELLFILGPSVVSALGWLTDARDALLATAVLLGAGALGYGQAEAVRRQRPKPPSAQGASPASARRGAAALSVLTAIGLTAALSTALAVAVTAALRAQGTATELAGSLVALQSAGSVLGGLLYGARSRAGSTFGRYARLLVVLTAALATLPAFPLAHRAGLPPSWALVLLGALLVCSGLPMAPTGAEEFQLIGEMTPQHRMTEAFAGVGSFISIGGAAGSALTGVIAEGLGPAWALSLPAAFTAAALVLTLAARGPIISAVAGARAADHPSSVTTPNAGEPQP from the coding sequence TTGATCCGGAGTTACGCGGAGCTGCTCAGGCTTCCGGGTGCGAGCGCGGCAGCACTGCCTGGCGCGCTCGCCCGCCTGGCGGGCACCATGGTGCCGCTCGCCCTGCTGCTGGCCATGGTGCAATCGGGGCATTCCCTGGCCGCAGGCGGCAGCGCCGGAGCGGCCTACGCCCTCGGAAGTGCCGTGGGAAGCCCGGTCAACGGCCGCCTGATGGACCGGCGCGGCCCCGCACCGGTGCTGCGCATCACCGGTCCCGTGACAGGTCTTCTGCTGGCCGGGTTCGCACTCGGCACGGCCTGGGCACCCACCGGTGCCCTGCTGGCCGCGGCGGGTGCGGCCGGGCTCACCACCGCCCCGGTGGGAGCCTCCGCCCGAGCCCTGTGGAACAGTCTCACCGAGGACGCCGACCTGCGAAAGCGGGCCTATGCGTTCGAGGCGACCCTCAGTGAACTGCTCTTCATCCTGGGGCCGTCCGTGGTCAGTGCTCTGGGCTGGCTCACCGATGCCAGGGACGCCCTGCTGGCCACGGCCGTGCTGCTGGGCGCCGGCGCACTCGGATACGGGCAGGCCGAGGCGGTGCGCCGGCAGCGGCCGAAGCCGCCGTCCGCCCAGGGCGCCTCGCCGGCGTCCGCACGGCGCGGCGCGGCAGCGCTGTCCGTGCTCACCGCCATCGGCCTGACGGCCGCCCTGTCCACCGCACTGGCGGTGGCGGTCACCGCGGCGCTGCGCGCCCAGGGTACGGCGACGGAACTGGCCGGAAGCCTCGTGGCGCTCCAGTCCGCCGGAAGCGTGCTCGGCGGACTGCTCTACGGCGCCCGCAGCCGCGCCGGAAGCACCTTCGGCCGCTATGCCCGGCTTCTGGTCGTCCTGACCGCCGCCCTGGCGACGCTGCCGGCCTTCCCCCTCGCCCACCGCGCCGGACTCCCGCCGTCGTGGGCCCTGGTCCTGCTGGGCGCCCTGCTGGTGTGCAGCGGCCTTCCCATGGCGCCGACCGGAGCCGAGGAGTTCCAGCTCATCGGGGAGATGACTCCCCAGCACCGGATGACCGAGGCGTTCGCCGGAGTCGGCAGCTTCATCTCGATCGGCGGGGCAGCGGGTTCCGCGCTGACCGGTGTGATCGCCGAGGGCCTCGGCCCGGCGTGGGCGCTCTCCCTGCCCGCCGCGTTCACGGCGGCCGCGCTCGTCCTGACGCTGGCCGCCCGCGGCCCCATCATCTCTGCCGTCGCCGGCGCGCGTGCGGCGGACCACCCCTCGTCTGTCACCACCCCCAACGCTGGAGAGCCACAGCCATGA
- a CDS encoding ATP-grasp domain-containing protein — protein sequence MSSSPRGVLAVVETQLSNFGLTPLRAAHELGFHTVLLSNEPDRYRVVSVAEEIFAKHVDDIIETDTNSVDAVVAALEPFHTEGRLSGVMTVTDYNLPIVAEVAARFGLPGLSPQAARNCRDKLLMRRACQAAGVAVPGFHQATSEDDALAAADRFGYPCVVKPMTESASIGVTLCRTPADVLAAYRDISSRPTDFRGQPRRPGALVEEYLVGYEVSVESVLADGERRVLGVTDKALGSHPSFVEMGDTFPSMLSAAVREQCTELAVRALEAVGHDFGAAHVEVKVTADGPRIVEVNGRMPGAEITQLIREATGVYLQRECVRLHAGQTADLTFTHSRAAASRYLAAHRAGTLDRIDGVDLARRIPGVIEVDLEVHPGDQVRPAESNLDLLGYVVAVGDTTGDAVRRAESALGQLTPLFDAGGESR from the coding sequence ATGAGCAGCAGCCCCCGCGGCGTACTCGCCGTCGTCGAAACCCAGTTGTCCAACTTCGGGCTGACCCCGCTCCGCGCCGCCCACGAGCTGGGCTTCCACACCGTACTGCTGAGCAACGAACCGGACCGCTACCGAGTGGTCAGCGTGGCGGAGGAGATCTTCGCCAAGCACGTCGACGACATCATCGAGACGGACACCAACAGTGTCGACGCGGTCGTAGCGGCCCTGGAACCCTTCCACACGGAGGGCCGCCTGAGCGGTGTCATGACCGTCACCGACTACAACCTCCCCATCGTCGCCGAGGTGGCCGCTCGCTTCGGCCTGCCGGGGCTGTCCCCGCAGGCCGCCCGGAACTGCCGCGACAAGCTGCTGATGCGCCGCGCCTGCCAGGCGGCCGGAGTCGCCGTTCCCGGATTCCACCAGGCGACGAGCGAGGACGACGCTCTCGCGGCCGCCGACCGGTTTGGCTACCCGTGCGTGGTCAAGCCGATGACCGAGTCGGCCAGCATCGGCGTCACCCTGTGCCGTACCCCCGCCGACGTACTCGCCGCCTACCGGGACATCAGCTCCCGTCCCACCGACTTCCGGGGCCAGCCCCGCCGGCCGGGTGCGCTCGTCGAGGAGTACCTCGTCGGCTACGAGGTCAGCGTGGAGTCGGTCCTGGCCGACGGTGAACGGCGGGTGCTGGGCGTCACCGACAAGGCGCTCGGCTCCCACCCCTCCTTCGTGGAGATGGGCGACACCTTCCCCTCGATGCTGTCGGCCGCGGTCCGCGAGCAGTGCACCGAACTGGCCGTCCGGGCCCTGGAAGCCGTCGGCCACGACTTCGGTGCCGCGCATGTCGAGGTCAAGGTGACCGCGGACGGGCCCCGGATCGTCGAGGTGAACGGACGTATGCCCGGCGCGGAGATCACCCAGCTCATCCGGGAGGCGACCGGGGTCTACCTCCAGCGCGAGTGCGTCAGGCTCCACGCGGGACAGACCGCCGATCTCACCTTCACGCACAGCCGGGCCGCGGCCTCCCGTTACCTGGCGGCCCACCGGGCCGGCACCCTGGACCGCATCGACGGCGTGGACCTCGCGCGCCGGATCCCGGGCGTGATCGAGGTGGACCTGGAAGTCCACCCGGGTGACCAGGTCCGCCCGGCCGAGAGCAACCTCGACCTGCTCGGATACGTCGTCGCGGTCGGAGACACCACGGGCGACGCGGTACGCCGCGCCGAGTCCGCGCTGGGCCAGCTCACTCCCCTGTTCGACGCCGGGGGAGAGTCTCGATGA
- a CDS encoding GNAT family N-acetyltransferase: MTEQEASHAALDVALCRDLEQVDTARWDALLGPRGFYSASPWLRHAQATAAAAPYYFTAAQGPELIAALPAYPLEAGTPYVFCSPGRVVGTIHQRVTGEPATWPGALMPALACGGRNPSHTRAAVNGEVPAELQRHALRALVGAAEREAWTAGLEAVSFLYVDEDDTVLRGVLEAERYVSLPGQTAYSLEVPQDGTFSGYLARFPSRHRVKIRKELRVLDAAGVTYRTQRITEQLIQQVSPLEMALYAKHGTRADPQAFLAVLRSVAANAGEAARVTTAHLDGSVIGFILTFTHGGQMYARQGGFDYEAQGKLPVYFGLAYYELLRIALAEGISHIHYSTGSDTVKLSRGCKPTRQYAYVKARRAEQRELLSELALRCAGDPNEAGAGSEHAVR; the protein is encoded by the coding sequence ATGACTGAGCAGGAGGCGTCCCACGCGGCCCTGGACGTGGCTCTCTGCCGGGATCTGGAGCAGGTGGACACGGCACGCTGGGACGCCCTGCTCGGACCGCGCGGCTTCTACTCGGCGAGCCCGTGGTTGCGGCACGCACAGGCCACCGCTGCGGCAGCCCCGTACTACTTCACGGCTGCCCAGGGGCCGGAGCTGATCGCCGCCCTGCCGGCGTACCCCCTGGAGGCCGGCACACCGTACGTCTTCTGCAGTCCGGGCCGGGTCGTCGGCACGATCCATCAGCGGGTGACGGGGGAACCCGCCACCTGGCCCGGCGCGCTGATGCCCGCCCTCGCCTGCGGCGGCCGCAACCCCTCCCACACCAGGGCCGCAGTGAACGGCGAGGTCCCGGCCGAACTGCAGCGCCACGCCCTGCGGGCACTGGTCGGCGCCGCCGAGCGGGAAGCGTGGACGGCGGGCCTGGAAGCGGTGTCCTTCCTCTACGTCGACGAGGACGACACGGTGCTGCGCGGCGTCCTGGAGGCAGAGCGGTACGTGTCGCTGCCCGGCCAGACGGCCTACTCCCTGGAGGTCCCCCAGGACGGCACCTTCTCCGGCTACTTGGCGAGGTTCCCGTCACGGCACCGCGTGAAGATCAGGAAGGAGCTGCGGGTACTGGACGCCGCGGGAGTCACCTACCGCACCCAGCGCATCACGGAGCAGCTGATCCAGCAGGTGTCGCCCCTGGAGATGGCGCTCTACGCCAAGCACGGCACCCGGGCCGACCCACAGGCGTTCCTGGCCGTGCTGCGCAGCGTGGCCGCCAACGCCGGCGAAGCGGCGCGCGTGACGACCGCTCACCTGGACGGCAGCGTCATCGGGTTCATCCTCACCTTCACCCACGGCGGACAGATGTATGCCCGCCAAGGCGGTTTCGACTACGAGGCGCAAGGAAAGCTCCCGGTCTACTTCGGCCTCGCCTACTACGAGTTGCTCCGCATCGCGCTGGCCGAGGGCATCTCGCACATCCACTACTCCACCGGTTCGGACACGGTGAAGCTCTCCCGCGGCTGCAAGCCGACGCGGCAGTACGCCTATGTGAAGGCGCGCCGGGCCGAGCAGAGGGAGCTGCTGTCCGAGCTGGCGCTGCGCTGTGCCGGCGATCCGAACGAGGCAGGAGCCGGAAGTGAGCATGCTGTCCGATAA